Proteins encoded together in one Mastacembelus armatus chromosome 15, fMasArm1.2, whole genome shotgun sequence window:
- the slc22a15 gene encoding solute carrier family 22 member 15 isoform X1, with translation MDLEEAFQVVGEFGPYQRRVVALLVLTQVYMACQSMLIVLVGSTPEYQVEQQDGAAFSLQELPQHVTFTEDIDSIVTEWFLIKQQAYKVSLAGSLFFVGLLVGNIVFGPLSDKIGRRPVYLTSMFLEVVFGYVTAFAPSYEVFAVSRLLVGLMNGAIGLVCFVFTQEYVGKSYWAMTGTLASMTFAVGITLFGALGYFIQPWRSLATAANSSGILFFLLSVTLPESPRWLYSQGQTKRAEEVLRYMAVRNGNSANNLILQRVGAKKAGNHDNGGAGVQQLVIHPVLRLRTMVLMYVWYACSLVYYGLTLGASEMSGNRYVNVAMYGLVELPAYPLCMYFINKHWAGRRKSMASFLCLAGSACLCTMLIPENTGSLLSVTSLALLGKLMVSAAFNIVYIYTSELYPTVIRNAALGVCSMSCRVGGILAPFVPSMRALHNSVPFTVFCLSGLSAGCLGLLLPETLNQPAAETLEELGSPTRSRVLENKALLYEDEEAKYSSNHN, from the exons ATGGATTTAGAAGAAGCTTTTCAGGTGGTCGGTGAGTTTGGACCCTACCAGAGGCGGGTGGTGGCTCTTCTCGTCCTGACGCAG gtgtaCATGGCTTGTCAGTCCATGCTGATTGTTCTGGTTGGGTCCACACCAGAGTACCAGGTAGAGCAGCAGGATGGCGCCGCATTCAGCCTGCAGGAGCTCCCCCAGCACGTCACCTTTACAGAGGACATCGACTCCATAGTGACAGAG TGGTTTCTCATCAAGCAGCAGGCCTATAAGGTCAGCCTAGCTGGGTCGCTGTTCTTTGTCGGGCTTCTGGTCGGGAACATTGTCTTTGGGCCCCTCTCTGACAAGATCGGGAGGAGACCCGTCTACTTAACAA GTATGTTTCTTGAGGTGGTCTTTGGGTATGTGACCGCCTTTGCCCCCAGCTACGAGGTCTTCGCTGTGTCTCGTCTTCTGGTGGGGCTGATGAACGGGGCCATTGGCCTGGTCTGCTTTGTCTTCACGCAGGAATATGTGGGCAAGTCCTACTGGGCCATGACTg gtacATTGGCCAGTATGACTTTTGCGGTTGGCATCACCCTTTTTGGAGCTCTGGGCTACTTTATCCAGCCATGGAGGAGCTTGGCCACAGCAGCCAACTCATCTGGCatcttgtttttcctgctgtctGT AACTCTGCCAGAGTCTCCTCGCTGGCTGTATTCTCAGGGTCAGACGAAGAGAGCTGAAGAG GTTCTGCGCTACATGGCAGTCAGGAACGGCAACTCCGCCAACAACCTGATTCTGCAGAGAGTCGGTGCCAAGAAAGCTGGTAACCATGACAACGGGGGCGCGGGGGTCCAGCAGTTGGTCATCCACCCCGTCCTCCGTCTGAGGACCATGGTGCTCATGTATGTCTG GTACGCATGTAGCCTGGTGTACTATGGTCTGACTCTGGGAGCCAGTGAGATGTCCGGGAACCGCTACGTCAATGTAGCCATGTATGGCCTGGTCGAACTGCCCGCATACCCGCTCTGCATGTACTTCATCAACAAACACTG GGCTGGGAGGAGGAAAAGCATGGCCAGCTTCCTGTGCCTGGCTGGCTCCGCCTGCCTCTGCACCATGCTCATTCCTGAAAACACAG ggaGTTTGCTGAGTGTCACGTCGTTGGCACTGCTGGGGAAACTGATGGTCAGCGCGGCGTTCAACATCGTCTACATCTACACGTCTGAACTCTACCCGACGGTCATCAG GAACGCTGCTCTGGGAGTGTGTTCCATGTCTTGCAGAGTTGGAGGGATTCTCGCACCGTTTGTTCCTTCTATG cgGGCTCTCCACAACTCCGTACCCTTCACTGTGTTCTGTCTGAGCGGCCTGTCTGCAGGCTGCCTGGGCCTCCTGCTGCCTGAAACCCTGAACCAACCCGCAGCGGAGACTCTGGAGGAGCTCGGCAGTCCGACCCGCAGCCGAGTGCTGGAGAACAAG GCTCTTTTATATGAAGACGAAGAAGCCAAATATTCATCAAACCACAACTGA
- the LOC113131669 gene encoding TBC1 domain family member 12-like: METETGVSFSVDVNENEEGGPGVEGQKPLALPTGVGGGREAGKGHIYGTGNGRNVNRDAPVRPRPHIMLEKLLPGQLADRCVVSGVCVDHGSLNGYTESLGLEEPTTGPLKGGDRGGFGLPGNTTASCPAALGARVSAETDRGMRRHPAGESVRKTPDSDDVTPGEEEATLGATDTGGVTTSLPCTGTPQRSSFVSAVSDVNMPNGDLDSDSPGHGDHEADIAYFKPTGAFSSRCLDQRLGFCDTGCTDVKVSNGGLHIVNSARATCDRPDPDHSPEDSTHIHFDLRARPENGPGSSFCLRDQGGCSGPLVFHYPPEDAPAEIPNFFDPSILGPSAKPPSSCPSSPSSLNLDSPLSDANTRDEEDFSGFSLPIRPHSLRTNPNPVSLSCDATPLSPDEDGGFYFTGEGYQEEDLRNVLEAGRRQSAPDKLPDLSEQTDSSDPKLLPKRFGIADFFTRSLFSRKSKEPKALSHNATGWRLFGKTAAREDDLARDPTCTPSTQQEEEVKDSGVSSCPQRLPAAVRRKNLEFEPLSTTALILEDRPANLPAKSVEETQRHKLEYEEMVAGAKRRELKEAQKKKRQMKERHRQEDSISNAMVIWNNEILPHWDTVKGTRRVRELWWQGLPPSVRGRVWSLAIGNELNITPELYEIFLSRAKEKWRSYSETSSVNDSESDGGASLADRESSLDLIKLDISRTFPSLFIFQKGGPYHDLLHSVLGAYTCYRPDIGYVQGMSFIAAVLILNLEEAEAFITFANLLNKPCQMAFFRVDHELMLKYFAAFEIFFEENLPRLFSHFQTNSLTPDLYLIDWIFTLYSKSLPLDVACRVWDVFCRDGEESLFRTGLGILRLYEDVLLQMDFIHIAQFLTRLPEDLQPHTLFNAMANTHMISRNGRWAQVFSALMKDGSKELDKNSSPALRS, translated from the exons ATGGAAACGGAGACCGGAGTTTCGTTTTCTGTCGATGTGAACGAGAACGAAGAAGGGGGACCGGGAGTAGAGGGTCAGAAACCGTTAGCGCTGCCAACCGGTGTCGGCGGGGGTCGGGAAGCGGGGAAGGGTCATATTTACGGGACCGGTAACGGGAGGAATGTCAACAGAGACGCCCCGGTACGTCCTCGCCCACACATCATGTTGGAGAAGCTCCTCCCTGGCCAGTTGGCGGACAGATGCGTGGTTTCGGGGGTCTGCGTGGACCACGGCAGCCTGAACGGATATACCGAGTCACTGGGTCTGGAGGAGCCGACGACGGGGCCGCTGAAAGGAGGAGACCGAGGAGGGTTCGGACTCCCAGGGAACACAACCGCTTCCTGTCCAGCTGCGCTCGGGGCTCGGGTTTCAGCGGAGACGGACCGGGGGATGCGGCGGCACCCTGCGGGGGAAAGCGTAAGGAAAACCCCGGATTCTGACGACGTCACCCCGGGAGAAGAGGAGGCGACGCTCGGTGCCACGGACACCGGCGGTGTCACGACCTCTCTGCCATGCACGGGGACGCCCCAGCGGAGCTCCTTTGTGTCGGCTGTCTCGGATGTAAACATGCCCAACGGGGACCTCGACTCCGACAGCCCGGGACACGGCGACCACGAAGCGGACATCGCTTATTTCAAACCGACCGGGGCGTTTTCCAGCCGGTGTCTGGACCAGAGACTCGGTTTTTGCGACACCGGCTGCACGGACGTGAAAGTTTCCAACGGTGGGTTACACATAGTGAACTCCGCCAGAGCCACATGTGACCGGCCGGACCCGGACCACTCACCTGAGGACAGCACCCACATTCATTTCGACCTGCGGGCAAGGCCAGAAAACGGGCCCGGGTCGAGTTTTTGCCTGAGGGACCAAGGTGGCTGCAGCGGGCCCTTGGTCTTTCACTACCCGCCGGAGGATGCACCGGCCGAGATCCCTAATTTCTTTGACCCCTCCATCCTGGGACCAAGTGCCAAACCCCCCTCGTCCTGCCCGTCCTCCCCCTCCAGCCTGAACCTGGACAGCCCGCTGTCGGACGCCAACACCAGGGATGAGGAGGATTTCAGCGGCTTCAGTTTACCTATCAGGCCACACAGCTTGAGGACTAACCCCAACCCGGTGTCCCTCAGCTGTGACGCCACCCCGCTGTCCCCCGACGAGGATGGGggcttttattttacaggtgAGGGGTACCAGGAGGAGGACTTGAGGAACGTTTTGGAAGCGGGTCGCAGGCAGAGCGCCCCGGACAAGCTGCCGGACCTGAGCGAACAGACGGACAGCTCGGACCCCAAACTGCTGCCAAAGAGATTCGGCATCGCAGATTTCTTCACCAG GAGCCTGTTTTCTAGGAAATCCAAAGAGCCCAAAGCGCTGTCCCATAATGCAACGGGGTGGCGACTGTTTGGCAAGACTGCAGCGAGAGAGGACGATCTGGCTAGAGACCCCACCTGCACACCGTCCACACAGCAG gaggaggaggtgaaggacTCAGGTGTGTCTTCGTGCCCTCAGCGCCTCCCGGctgcagtgaggaggaagaacCTGGAGTTCGAGCCTCTGTCCACCACAGCTCTCATCCTGGAGGACCGGCCAGC GAACCTGCCTGCAAAATCTGTGGAGGAAACTCAGAGGCACAAACTGGAGTATGAGGAAATGGTGGCAGGAGCCAAGAGAAGAg AGTTGAAAgaagcacagaagaagaagcgtCAGATGAaggagagacacagacaggaggacagcaTCTCCAACGCCATGGTCATCTGGAACAATGAGATCCTGCCGCACTGGGACACCGT gaagGGGACGAGGCGGGTCAGGGAGCTCTGGTGGCAGGGACTTCCCCCCAGTGTCAGAGGAAGAGTGTGGAGCCTCGCCATCGGCAACGAGCTGAACATCACGCCAG AGCTGTATGAGATCTTCCTGTCCAGAGCCAAAGAGAAGTGGAGGAGTTACAGTGAAACCAGTTCAGTGAACGACAGCGAGAGCG ATGGAGGGGCGTCTCTCGCTGACCGAGAGTCCAGTCTGGACCTGATCAAACTGGACATTTCCAGAACTTTCCCGTCTCTCTTCATCTTCCAGAAG GGCGGACCTTACCATGACCTCCTCCACAGTGTCCTGGGGGCGTACACCTGTTACAGACCTGACATTGGCTAC GTTCAGGGCATGTCTTTCATTGCTGCTGTGCTGATCCTCAACCTGGAGGAGGCCGAAGCCTTTATCACCTTCGCCAACCTGCTCAACAAACCCTGTCAGATGGCCTTCTTCAGAGTCGACCACGAACTG ATGTTGAAGTATTTCGCAGCCTTTGAGATTTTCTTTGAGGAGAATCTGCCTCGTCTCTTCAGTCACTTCCAGACCAACAGTCTGACCCCAGACCTCTATCTGATCGACTG GATCTTCACTCTGTACAGTAAGTCCCTCCCCCTGGACGTGGCGTGCCGGGTGTGGGACGTGTTCTGTCGGGACGGGGAGGAGAGCTTGTTCCGCACCGGGCTGGGCATCCTGCGTCTGTACGAGGACGTCCTGCTGCAGATGGACTTCATCCACATTGCTCAGTTCCTCACACGCCTGCCGGAGGACCTGCAGCCACACACGCTCTTCAACGCCATGGCCAACACGCACATGATCAGCAGGAACGGCCGCTGGGCTCAG GTGTTTTCTGCGCTGATGAAGGATGGAAGCAAAGAGCTGGACAAGAACTCCAGCCCAGCTCTGAGAAGCTAA
- the slc22a15 gene encoding solute carrier family 22 member 15 isoform X2, with the protein MACQSMLIVLVGSTPEYQVEQQDGAAFSLQELPQHVTFTEDIDSIVTEWFLIKQQAYKVSLAGSLFFVGLLVGNIVFGPLSDKIGRRPVYLTSMFLEVVFGYVTAFAPSYEVFAVSRLLVGLMNGAIGLVCFVFTQEYVGKSYWAMTGTLASMTFAVGITLFGALGYFIQPWRSLATAANSSGILFFLLSVTLPESPRWLYSQGQTKRAEEVLRYMAVRNGNSANNLILQRVGAKKAGNHDNGGAGVQQLVIHPVLRLRTMVLMYVWYACSLVYYGLTLGASEMSGNRYVNVAMYGLVELPAYPLCMYFINKHWAGRRKSMASFLCLAGSACLCTMLIPENTGSLLSVTSLALLGKLMVSAAFNIVYIYTSELYPTVIRNAALGVCSMSCRVGGILAPFVPSMRALHNSVPFTVFCLSGLSAGCLGLLLPETLNQPAAETLEELGSPTRSRVLENKALLYEDEEAKYSSNHN; encoded by the exons ATGGCTTGTCAGTCCATGCTGATTGTTCTGGTTGGGTCCACACCAGAGTACCAGGTAGAGCAGCAGGATGGCGCCGCATTCAGCCTGCAGGAGCTCCCCCAGCACGTCACCTTTACAGAGGACATCGACTCCATAGTGACAGAG TGGTTTCTCATCAAGCAGCAGGCCTATAAGGTCAGCCTAGCTGGGTCGCTGTTCTTTGTCGGGCTTCTGGTCGGGAACATTGTCTTTGGGCCCCTCTCTGACAAGATCGGGAGGAGACCCGTCTACTTAACAA GTATGTTTCTTGAGGTGGTCTTTGGGTATGTGACCGCCTTTGCCCCCAGCTACGAGGTCTTCGCTGTGTCTCGTCTTCTGGTGGGGCTGATGAACGGGGCCATTGGCCTGGTCTGCTTTGTCTTCACGCAGGAATATGTGGGCAAGTCCTACTGGGCCATGACTg gtacATTGGCCAGTATGACTTTTGCGGTTGGCATCACCCTTTTTGGAGCTCTGGGCTACTTTATCCAGCCATGGAGGAGCTTGGCCACAGCAGCCAACTCATCTGGCatcttgtttttcctgctgtctGT AACTCTGCCAGAGTCTCCTCGCTGGCTGTATTCTCAGGGTCAGACGAAGAGAGCTGAAGAG GTTCTGCGCTACATGGCAGTCAGGAACGGCAACTCCGCCAACAACCTGATTCTGCAGAGAGTCGGTGCCAAGAAAGCTGGTAACCATGACAACGGGGGCGCGGGGGTCCAGCAGTTGGTCATCCACCCCGTCCTCCGTCTGAGGACCATGGTGCTCATGTATGTCTG GTACGCATGTAGCCTGGTGTACTATGGTCTGACTCTGGGAGCCAGTGAGATGTCCGGGAACCGCTACGTCAATGTAGCCATGTATGGCCTGGTCGAACTGCCCGCATACCCGCTCTGCATGTACTTCATCAACAAACACTG GGCTGGGAGGAGGAAAAGCATGGCCAGCTTCCTGTGCCTGGCTGGCTCCGCCTGCCTCTGCACCATGCTCATTCCTGAAAACACAG ggaGTTTGCTGAGTGTCACGTCGTTGGCACTGCTGGGGAAACTGATGGTCAGCGCGGCGTTCAACATCGTCTACATCTACACGTCTGAACTCTACCCGACGGTCATCAG GAACGCTGCTCTGGGAGTGTGTTCCATGTCTTGCAGAGTTGGAGGGATTCTCGCACCGTTTGTTCCTTCTATG cgGGCTCTCCACAACTCCGTACCCTTCACTGTGTTCTGTCTGAGCGGCCTGTCTGCAGGCTGCCTGGGCCTCCTGCTGCCTGAAACCCTGAACCAACCCGCAGCGGAGACTCTGGAGGAGCTCGGCAGTCCGACCCGCAGCCGAGTGCTGGAGAACAAG GCTCTTTTATATGAAGACGAAGAAGCCAAATATTCATCAAACCACAACTGA